In Carya illinoinensis cultivar Pawnee chromosome 6, C.illinoinensisPawnee_v1, whole genome shotgun sequence, a single genomic region encodes these proteins:
- the LOC122313478 gene encoding uncharacterized protein LOC122313478 isoform X2: protein MAEGILLQDLYEDFHSFKKTTENHMQNTESQFHTIRVEIQAMRRQMEAMMQEFSSLASDMDKEINAISAGPSNQGENSRQQQLITSNIFDGGRDLLDPYHGIFKVFKQSFMEWQDLIAREEEESAVEMEETVAVPLPTVPINVENLRD, encoded by the exons ATGGCTGAAGGCATACTCCTCCAAGATTTATACGAAGACTTTCATTCCTTCAAGAAAACCACTGAAAACCACATGCAAAATACCGAATCCCAGTTTCACACCATCAGAGTGGAGATACAAGCAATGAGGAGGCAAATGGAGGCTATGATGCAGGAATTTTCCTCCCTGGCGTCAGATATGGACAAAGAAATTAATGCAATATCAGCTGGACCTAGCAACCAAGGAGAGAACAGTAGGCAACAACAGCTCATCACCTCTAATATCTTTGATGGGGGACGGGATTTACTTGACCCATACCATGGAATCTTCAAGGTTTTCAAGCAATCCTTCATGGAGTGGCAAGATCTAATTGcgcgggaagaagaagaaagtgcAGTAGAGATGGAAGAGACAGTGGCGGTGCCCCTTCCAACCGTACCCATCAATGTTGAAAATCTGAGAG ATTAA
- the LOC122313478 gene encoding uncharacterized protein LOC122313478 isoform X1: MAEGILLQDLYEDFHSFKKTTENHMQNTESQFHTIRVEIQAMRRQMEAMMQEFSSLASDMDKEINAISAGPSNQGENSRQQQLITSNIFDGGRDLLDPYHGIFKVFKQSFMEWQDLIAREEEESAVEMEETVAVPLPTVPINVENLRGFEREILSLHAAAKPESMLVGELSLTHKKYC, from the exons ATGGCTGAAGGCATACTCCTCCAAGATTTATACGAAGACTTTCATTCCTTCAAGAAAACCACTGAAAACCACATGCAAAATACCGAATCCCAGTTTCACACCATCAGAGTGGAGATACAAGCAATGAGGAGGCAAATGGAGGCTATGATGCAGGAATTTTCCTCCCTGGCGTCAGATATGGACAAAGAAATTAATGCAATATCAGCTGGACCTAGCAACCAAGGAGAGAACAGTAGGCAACAACAGCTCATCACCTCTAATATCTTTGATGGGGGACGGGATTTACTTGACCCATACCATGGAATCTTCAAGGTTTTCAAGCAATCCTTCATGGAGTGGCAAGATCTAATTGcgcgggaagaagaagaaagtgcAGTAGAGATGGAAGAGACAGTGGCGGTGCCCCTTCCAACCGTACCCATCAATGTTGAAAATCTGAGAG GCTTTGAAAGAGAAATTCTCTCGCTACATGCAGCAGCCAAGCCTGAATCGATGTTGGTGGGAGAGTTGAGTTTGACCCATAAGAAATATTgctaa
- the LOC122313479 gene encoding protein UXT homolog isoform X2, producing MQTQVVDACYLTVCTYSSDLRKNIENLEKNSVTSLRTMVNLGSEVYMQADVPDTRHIFVDIGLGFHVEFTWSEALNFISLREEKLARQIEEYTRLIASIKAHIKLVCEGIRELLQLPADGSLQGPVF from the exons ATGCAAACCCAAGTTGTTGATGCTTGTTACTTGACTGTATGCACTTATAGCTCAGATTTGCGAAAGAACATAGAGAATCTGGAGAAAAATAGCGTAACCAGTCTTAGGACAATGGTCAATCTTGGCTCTGAAGTATACATGCAAGCTGACGT GCCAGATACACGGCACATATTTGTGGATATTGGACTTGGATTCCATGTGGAGTTCACCTGGTCTGAAGCTTTAAATTTCATATCACTGAGGGAAGAAAAGTTAGCTAG GCAAATAGAGGAGTATACTCGCTTAATTGCATCTATTAAAGCCCATATAAAGCTG GTTTGTGAAGGGATTCGGGAGCTGCTTCAACTTCCCGCAGATGGGTCTTTACAAGGGCCCGTTTTTTAA
- the LOC122313479 gene encoding protein UXT homolog isoform X1 yields MDSFRQEKVQRYEEFVDKRLKPDLVRAIAERDKVFEQQKTFSDLRKNIENLEKNSVTSLRTMVNLGSEVYMQADVPDTRHIFVDIGLGFHVEFTWSEALNFISLREEKLARQIEEYTRLIASIKAHIKLVCEGIRELLQLPADGSLQGPVF; encoded by the exons ATGGACAGCTTCCGCCAGGAGAAAGTACAGAGATATGAGGAATTTGTTGACAAACGCTTGAAACCAGATCTTGTTCGGGCTATCGCCGAACG GGACAAAGTCTTTGAACAACAGAAAACTTT CTCAGATTTGCGAAAGAACATAGAGAATCTGGAGAAAAATAGCGTAACCAGTCTTAGGACAATGGTCAATCTTGGCTCTGAAGTATACATGCAAGCTGACGT GCCAGATACACGGCACATATTTGTGGATATTGGACTTGGATTCCATGTGGAGTTCACCTGGTCTGAAGCTTTAAATTTCATATCACTGAGGGAAGAAAAGTTAGCTAG GCAAATAGAGGAGTATACTCGCTTAATTGCATCTATTAAAGCCCATATAAAGCTG GTTTGTGAAGGGATTCGGGAGCTGCTTCAACTTCCCGCAGATGGGTCTTTACAAGGGCCCGTTTTTTAA
- the LOC122312463 gene encoding uncharacterized protein LOC122312463 produces the protein MSLEVVEYFMETNLMEIEVSSGTSPRNRLDHLKKDGSEDTHLRNLEMESSDDVTGSNYQFRSMNALEILRESIRILRYNSSGLIMITALLICPVAAVLLSNVLVNRSIVKRLTVRLLLVAKSSGLPLRPFVKQSCQHFAEMIVSSVTCFPLYITLSLLSKAAVVYSVDCSYSRKKFDATKFYVIIAKIWRRLLLTYVWVCMLIVGCVTLFFVLLDVVCSAFAVFRFSPDLIVYAAMMAGLVFSVIFANAIIICNIAIVISVLEDVSGPQAMLRSSVLIKGQTQVGLLIFLGSTIGMAFIEGLFEHRVKTLSYGDGSSRIWEGPLLVIMYSFVVLLDSMMSAVFYFSCRSSNMEALDGEGRSILETMVVSSERMVIH, from the coding sequence ATGTCTCTGGAAGTTGTTGAGTATTTTATGGAAACAAACTTGATGGAAATCGAAGTTTCTAGTGGAACATCCCCTAGAAATAGGTTGGATCACTTGAAAAAAGATGGATCCGAAGATACCCATTTGCGAAACCTCGAGATGGAATCGTCTGATGACGTTACTGGGTCTAATTACCAGTTCCGTTCAATGAATGCCCTGGAGATCTTGAGAGAATCCATTAGGATTCTCCGCTACAATTCGTCTGGATTGATAATGATCACCGCATTGCTCATTTGCCCCGTTGCTGCTGTACTTTTATCGAATGTGTTAGTGAATCGGTCCATTGTGAAGAGACTGACTGTCAGGCTTCTGTTGGTGGCCAAGTCCAGTGGACTGCCTCTTAGGCCTTTTGTCAAACAGTCGTGCCAACACTTCGCAGAGATGATTGTTTCATCCGTTACGTGCTTCCCTTTGTACATCACTCTGTCATTGTTATCAAAAGCTGCCGTGGTTTACTCCGTAGATTGTAGTTATTCGAGGAAAAAATTTGATGCGACCAAATTTTATGTGATCATTGCCAAGATTTGGAGGCGGCTACTTTTGACGTATGTGTGGGTGTGCATGTTGATTGTTGGTTGTGTCACATTGTTTTTTGTTCTACTTGATGTTGTGTGCAGTGCATTTGCTGTATTTAGGTTTTCACCGGATCTGATTGTCTATGCTGCTATGATGGCTGGGCTTGTTTTCTCTGTTATTTTTGCCAATGCAATCATTATATGCAACATTGCTATTGTGATCTCAGTGTTGGAGGATGTTTCGGGACCGCAGGCAATGCTGCGGTCTagtgtgttgattaagggccaGACTCAAGTGGGTCTTTTGATATTTCTTGGATCCACAATTGGGATGGCCTTTATTGAGGGATTGTTTGAGCACAGAGTGAAGACACTGAGCTATGGAGATGGGTCTTCAAGGATATGGGAAGGGCCTCTTTTAGTGATCATGTATTCCTTTGTGGTGCTCCTTGATTCTATGATGAGTGCAGTTTTCTACTTCAGCTGTAGATCTTCCAACATGGAAGCTTTGGACGGTGAAGGCCGCTCAATACTAGAAACAATGGTTGTTTCTTCTGAAAGGATGGTCATTCACTGA